Proteins encoded by one window of Acetivibrio thermocellus ATCC 27405:
- a CDS encoding YegS/Rv2252/BmrU family lipid kinase: MDKALLVYNPFSGDRGIANKLDYILERFQQKDILLQPYRIMEGCGKNISDLLTEGSYKFVISSGGDGTLNFICNIIMKNNLSVPMGIIPAGTCNDFASILNIPTSVEECVDIILKGRTVDVDVGVVDDRIYFLSSCAGGVFVDVSFSTDGELKKNLGALAYYLKALTEMASMKPFRVTIETEEEIFEDDILLFCILNGNQAGGFHNLMDAVYDDGLMDIVIIKDCRKIELPAIFYKVINNELQNDKNVVTIRTNRCTIKSSKEIVLSIDGEKGPTLPVEVKFINKALKVFAA, translated from the coding sequence TATATTCTGGAGAGATTTCAGCAAAAAGATATTTTGCTTCAGCCTTACAGGATTATGGAAGGATGCGGTAAGAACATCTCCGACCTTTTGACAGAAGGTTCCTATAAGTTTGTAATATCCTCCGGAGGGGACGGTACGCTGAACTTTATCTGTAATATTATTATGAAGAATAACCTCTCTGTGCCCATGGGAATAATTCCTGCAGGAACCTGCAATGATTTTGCTTCGATATTGAATATCCCGACATCGGTTGAAGAGTGCGTGGACATCATTTTAAAAGGCAGGACGGTGGATGTGGACGTAGGGGTTGTGGATGACAGGATTTATTTTTTGAGCTCTTGCGCCGGAGGTGTTTTTGTGGATGTTTCTTTCAGTACGGACGGCGAGCTTAAAAAGAACCTGGGTGCCCTGGCTTATTATCTGAAGGCGCTTACCGAAATGGCAAGCATGAAGCCCTTTAGAGTAACCATTGAAACCGAAGAGGAAATTTTTGAAGATGACATACTTCTTTTCTGCATTCTGAACGGCAACCAGGCCGGCGGCTTTCACAACCTTATGGACGCGGTTTACGATGACGGGCTTATGGATATTGTCATTATCAAAGACTGCAGAAAAATAGAACTTCCGGCTATTTTCTATAAAGTTATAAACAATGAGCTGCAAAACGACAAGAATGTGGTTACCATAAGAACGAACCGGTGTACCATAAAGAGCTCGAAAGAAATAGTACTTAGCATTGACGGGGAAAAGGGACCGACCCTGCCGGTCGAGGTAAAATTTATAAACAAGGCATTAAAAGTATTTGCGGCATAG
- a CDS encoding enoyl-ACP reductase FabI: MGNLLGNKNILVMGVRNKWSIAWGIVKAVQEEGANVIITYQSEREKEGAEQLGADSIFQCDISSDEEINSLFAAIKEKYGVLHGLVHSIAHAKTEDLQNDFIYTSREGFAHAMNISAYSLVAVSRGAKELMTEGGSIITLTYMGSEKVFKGYNVMGVAKAALEASVRYLAADLGEANIRVNAISAGPVKTLSAKGVKNFGDILDAVPKKAPLKRNITQEDLGKTALYLLSDLSSGVTGEVIHVDSGYNIMGI; the protein is encoded by the coding sequence ATGGGAAACTTGCTTGGCAATAAAAACATACTGGTCATGGGAGTAAGAAACAAGTGGAGCATTGCCTGGGGTATTGTAAAAGCAGTCCAGGAGGAAGGAGCAAATGTCATAATTACATATCAGAGTGAAAGAGAAAAAGAAGGAGCGGAGCAGCTCGGTGCCGATTCCATATTTCAGTGCGACATATCTTCCGACGAGGAAATAAACAGCCTCTTTGCCGCCATCAAAGAAAAATACGGTGTTCTTCACGGATTGGTTCATTCCATAGCTCATGCAAAAACAGAAGACCTTCAAAACGACTTTATTTACACCTCAAGAGAAGGATTTGCCCATGCCATGAACATCAGTGCATATTCTCTCGTGGCAGTAAGCCGCGGAGCAAAGGAACTTATGACGGAAGGCGGAAGCATCATAACTTTGACATACATGGGTTCTGAAAAGGTATTCAAAGGATATAATGTAATGGGAGTGGCAAAAGCCGCCCTTGAAGCAAGTGTAAGATATCTTGCCGCAGATCTCGGTGAGGCCAACATCAGGGTTAATGCAATTTCGGCAGGACCTGTAAAAACCCTTTCCGCCAAAGGTGTAAAGAATTTTGGCGATATTCTCGACGCCGTTCCCAAAAAAGCACCTTTAAAGAGAAACATCACTCAGGAAGACCTTGGAAAGACAGCTTTGTATCTTTTAAGCGATCTTTCCAGCGGAGTAACCGGTGAAGTAATTCATGTTGACAGTGGCTACAATATTATGGGTATATAA
- a CDS encoding ABC transporter ATP-binding protein: protein MGSEKVVALQDINMEIYKGEFCCFLGTSGSGKSTLLNVLAGLEKPTRGSIKIKNVNIEKLNEKKLAAFRQDNVGFVFQAYNLVSHLDAVENVSLPLMFKGVPKKERTKRAVELLKAVGLSKHLRHKPTQMSGGQQQRVGIARAFVTNPEIVFADEPTGNLDSKTSMEVLELMAGLAMKNRQTLIMVTHDLNIAKRADRIIYILDGRIEGIEENQYAGVTYEQN from the coding sequence GTGGGTTCGGAAAAAGTAGTGGCTCTCCAGGACATTAACATGGAAATTTACAAAGGTGAATTTTGTTGCTTTTTGGGTACTTCCGGCTCGGGAAAATCAACGCTTTTGAATGTGCTTGCCGGACTTGAAAAGCCAACCAGGGGAAGTATAAAAATCAAAAATGTAAATATTGAAAAGCTTAATGAAAAAAAACTTGCGGCATTTCGACAGGATAATGTTGGCTTTGTATTTCAGGCATACAATCTTGTCAGTCATCTGGACGCTGTTGAAAATGTCAGCCTTCCTCTCATGTTCAAAGGCGTACCCAAAAAGGAAAGGACGAAAAGAGCTGTTGAGCTTTTGAAAGCAGTGGGGCTTTCCAAACATCTCAGACACAAGCCCACCCAGATGAGCGGAGGTCAACAGCAAAGAGTCGGCATAGCAAGAGCCTTTGTTACAAATCCCGAAATTGTATTTGCCGATGAGCCTACAGGAAATCTGGATTCAAAGACATCCATGGAGGTTCTGGAGCTTATGGCGGGTTTGGCAATGAAAAACCGCCAGACTTTGATTATGGTTACCCATGACCTTAATATTGCAAAACGGGCTGACAGAATAATTTACATATTGGACGGAAGAATTGAAGGAATAGAAGAAAATCAGTATGCGGGGGTTACGTATGAGCAAAATTAA